DNA from Prevotella melaninogenica:
TGACAGCAGGTGTGCGTGAGGATATCACCTCGATTCCCGGCTCAGAGTATGGAACAGTGGGTAGTCTTTCACCACGACTGAATATGCGCTATATGCTTCGCTTCGGACAAGAAATTTGGGTGAACAGTCTTAGCGTGCACTCAGGATGGGGAAAGAGCGTGAAGCTTCCGAGTTTCCAAGTACTCTACCCTTCTCCATCTTATCGTGATATGTTGGCATTCTCATCTACCAGTGATGCTAATAATCGCTCTTATTACGCCTATTACACTCACCCTTCAAAGGCACGATACAATGCTGACTTGAAATGGCAATATGCCAACCAGTGGGATTTAGGTGTGGAGATGAGAACGAAGATAGCGGACATCAACCTTTCATTCTTCCATAGTAAGACTTTCAATCCTTACATGGCAACAAACACTTACACACCTTTCACCTATAAGTACACATCACCTGCTAAACTTCAAGCGAGCGGTATTGATGCGGCTAATCGACTCTTTGCGATTGACCCACAGACAGGTATTGTGACTGTGAGTGATGCCAGTGGCGTGAAAACTCCAGTCGTTCTCGGTTATGACGAACGTAACACCTACGTCACCAACACAAAATATGTGAATGCTGACCCATTGAGTCGCTATGGCTTAGAATGGATTGTAGACTTCAAACAGATTAAGTTGCTCCGCACACAGGTGCGTGTAGATGGTAAGTATTATCATTATAAGGCACAGGACGAAACACTCTTTGCGGATGTACCTGTAGGTCTGAACACACGCCAATCAGACGGAAAGCTCTATCAGTATATTGGTTATTATCGTGGTGGTGCAGCTACTTCAACCAACTATACCGCCAATGCTTCACCATCAAATGGCTCTGTTAGTGGGCAGGTGGATGTGAATGTCACATTGACGACACATATACCAAAGATTCGACTCATCATTGCTTTGCGTATGGAAAGTTCACTTTATACTTACAGCAGAGCCACCAGCAGTAGAGGATATGTTGTGAATAGTGGCAATGAATACTTTGGTGAGGCATACAATGGTAAGACAGAGAATCAGACGGTTATCGTCTATCCAGAGTATTACAGCACATGGGATGCACCAGAGACATTGGTTCCTTTTGCAGAGAAATTACGTTGGGCAGCAACGAATGACAGAGGATTATACAACGACTTAGCACAGTTGGTTGTACGAACAAACTATCCTTACACATTGAATCCGAATAAGTTGAGTGCGTTCTGGTCGGCCAACTTGAGTGTAACAAAGGAAATAGGTAAGCACATATCTATATCTTTTTATGCCAATAACTTCTTCAACACGCTTGCTCAAGTACACTCATCACAGACGGGACTTGAGACAAGTCTCTTTGGTAGTGGATATGTTCCGAGCTTCTATTATGGACTTTCATTAAGATTAAAGATATAATGAAAAAGATATTTAGTTTACTTGTAGTATGCGTGATGACGATGTTAATCTCGTGTGCTGATTATGAGGAGGGCATTAAGGTAGTCAACTTCGATGTGAAGTTGGAGTTCCCCAGCACTTATGACGGTTCTTATGAAGGCTTACGCGTAGAGTTACAAGATGCCGTGGCAAGCACCTTCATTGATAGTACAGACGCTGAGGGAGTAGCGCATTTCAGTGTTCCTTCAGGTTTGTATAAGGTCAGCAGCTCTGCAAGAAAGGAGACCACAGACTATCGCTACTTCTTCAATGGTGCCAAGTCACAGGTGGTTGTTGCAGTAGACTCTCCTCGCGTAGTAACCCTACCATTAGTTATGTCGAAGAAACGAATTGTAAATTAAAAGAAAAATAAAGATAGTATAAATTAAAAACAATGTTTATGAAGAAAATAAGTTTTATAGGGCTTATCGCTTTGACACTGTCGTTCATACCCCTTAGTGGCTTTGCACAGACAGTACAAGAGAAGATAATCACCTACCTTGTCTTGACCGAAACGAATGGTACAAAGACCGAGTTTGCTTTGAATTCATACCCTGTTGTAACAATAGAGGGTAACGACCTTGTTATTACTTGTGAGGGTAAGAAGTTATCAACAGCACTAACAGGAGTGCAGGACTACCACTTCATTGAGAAAAAGGTTACAACAAGCATCAGTAGCTTTCCTGCAAATGACCCAAAAGATGAGACAGCAACTCCAAGTTTCTCATTCAATAATGCTGAGGTAAGTGGGTTGAAAGCAGGTGCAAAAGTGGCTATTTACAATCTTAATGGTACACAAATCAGTTCTGTAACAGCAGATGGAGAGGGACGAGTTGCTCTTGATTTCTCGTCTTTACCAAAGGGTGTCTACATCCTTCGCACACCTACAAAGAGCTTTAAGTTTATGAATAAGTAAGAATAACATTAGAAATTAAATAGAAAAAGATATGAAGAAAATATTACTTCTCCTTGTTGCCATGTTCGCTTTCATTGGCAATATCAACGCACAAACATGGAATATGGTTGTGACACATAAAGATGGTACCGTACAAGTCATCAAAGCATCAGATGTAAAGAACGTTACTTTTCAATTGCCTGATCAGAATGCAGACCAAGTTATCATCAAGGAATTGTACACGACAGGTGTACCAATTGAAAACGATCCCAAGAATTTCTTCC
Protein-coding regions in this window:
- a CDS encoding T9SS type A sorting domain-containing protein; this translates as MKKISFIGLIALTLSFIPLSGFAQTVQEKIITYLVLTETNGTKTEFALNSYPVVTIEGNDLVITCEGKKLSTALTGVQDYHFIEKKVTTSISSFPANDPKDETATPSFSFNNAEVSGLKAGAKVAIYNLNGTQISSVTADGEGRVALDFSSLPKGVYILRTPTKSFKFMNK